One genomic segment of Sminthopsis crassicaudata isolate SCR6 chromosome 2, ASM4859323v1, whole genome shotgun sequence includes these proteins:
- the PLIN1 gene encoding perilipin-1, with amino-acid sequence MAVDRSRTTMDGNHPEQENVLQRVFQLPVVSGTCECFQKTYTSTKEAHPLVASVCNAYEKGVQGASNLAAWSMEPVVRRLSTQFTAANELACRGLDHLEEKIPALQYPPEKIASELKDTISTRIRSARNSFSVPIASTSDKVLGAALAGCDFAWGMARDTADYASSTRVGQLAAGGADLALSNVEKVVNYLMPAPKENPAPVLEGPSPPQVQQKLPKPKPSVLQRIGTLTNNISQHTFQTTIQTLRWGHALAKWIPGVAPLSSMAQWGVSAALDVVSRPRSTSRGNWQYNQAQEEEEDEEDDEEEEEEEEEENLEIRKEENKLNETMPSNQSLLGSVVHTLQSAYLTTVSTVKWAPFAIWNNTAGRLFHLTSGQETFAKARAMSLSDALKGVTDNVVDTVVHYVPLPRLSLMEPESEFQDIDNPPSDTDRSEGASSPTPEVPSKLLHRSSLRSTRNCNALSFLGLEDKLFTQQKVLDQVPQQRSSLHRGPTFEPDTPASSRSMFSSYHREKPTRRVSDSFYRPSVMEPIYNRIHYSQLYKKN; translated from the exons GAGCAAGAAAATGTTCTTCAGAGAGTCTTTCAGCTGCCTGTGGTAAGTGGCACCTGTGAGTGTTTCCAAAAGACCTACACCAGCACCAAGGAAGCCCATCCTCTTGTGGCCTCTGTATGTAATGCCTATGAGAAAGGTGTACAAGGAGCCAGCAACCTAGCTGCATGGAGCATGGAGCCTGTGGTCCGACGGCTGTCAACACAAT TCACAGCTGCCAATGAACTAGCTTGCCGTGGATTAGACCACTTGGAAGAAAAGATTCCTGCTCTCCAATACCCTCCAGAAAAG ATTGCTTCTGAACTAAAGGACACCATCTCCACCAGGATCCGAAGTGCCAGAAACAGTTTCAGTGTCCCCATTGCCAGCACTTCAGATAAGGTCCTAGGGGCAGCTTTGGCTGGCTGTGATTTTGCTTGGGGCATGGCACGGGACACAGCTGACTATGCCTCCAGCACCCGGGTGGGTCAGTTGGCAGCTGGAGGGGCAGACTTGGCCTTAAGCAACGTTGAGAAGGTGGTGAACTATTTGATGCCAGCACCCAAGGAAAATCCAG CCCCAGTTCTGGAGGGCCCTAGTCCTCCCCAAGTTCAGCAGAAGCTGCCAAAGCCAAAGCCCAGCGTCCTTCAAAGAATTGGAACTTTAACCAACAATATCTCCCAGCATACTTTTCAGACGACCATCCAAACCCTCCGCTGGGGCCATGCATTAGCCAAGTGGATCCCAGGTGTGGCTCCATTG AGCAGTATGGCCCAATGGGGTGTGTCGGCTGCCCTGGATGTAGTATCAAGACCCCGATCCACATCAAGGGGAAATTGGCAGTATAACCAGgctcaggaagaggaggaagacgAGGAGGacgatgaggaggaggaagaggaggaggaggaagaaaacctTGAAATAAGGAAGGAGGAGAACAAATTAAATGAG ACCATGCCCAGTAACCAGAGCCTCTTAGGTAGCGTGGTTCACACTTTGCAGTCTGCCTACTTGACCACCGTCTCCACTGTAAAGTGGGCGCCCTTTGCCATCTGGAACAACACTGCTGGAAGACTGTTTCACCTTACTTCTGGTCAGGAAACCTTTGCCAAAGCCAGGGCAATGTCACTATCAGATGCCCTGAAAGGTGTCACAGACAATGTGGTGGACACAGTGGTGCACTATGTGCCA CTCCCCAGATTATCATTGATGGAGCCAGAGAGCGAGTTTCAGGACATAGATAATCCTCCATCTGACACGGATCGAAGTGAAGGGGCCAGTTCTCCCACCCCTGAGGTCCCAAGCAAGCTCCTGCACCGTAGCAGCCTGAGGAGTACCCGGAACTGCAATGCTCTCTCCTTCCTGGGCCTAGAAGACAAACTCTTTACACAGCAGAAAGTGTTGGATCAGGTGCCCCAGCAGCGCAGCTCCCTTCACCGTGGCCCCACCTTTGAGCCTGACACACCTGCCAGTAGCCGTTCTATGTTTTCCTCTTATCACCGTGAGAAACCCACCCGCCGTGTCAGTGACAGCTTCTACCGGCCCAGCGTCATGGAGCCCATCTACAACCGGATCCACTACAGCCAGCTTTACAAGAAGAACTGA